A stretch of the Lolium perenne isolate Kyuss_39 chromosome 3, Kyuss_2.0, whole genome shotgun sequence genome encodes the following:
- the LOC127340318 gene encoding LOW QUALITY PROTEIN: transcriptional activator hap3 (The sequence of the model RefSeq protein was modified relative to this genomic sequence to represent the inferred CDS: deleted 1 base in 1 codon): MSREDFINFSGFTQPGRLSVPRASTLSLSSVPGDVNAQGGLLPIANIGRIMKGMLPPEAKVSKSSKETMQECATEFIGFVTGEASERCRRERRKTMNGDDICHAMKSLGLDHYAGAMHRYLQRYREGEELAAALNNSIRAPPADDDMIQIDVRAQLSISRGQEKHGRN; this comes from the exons ATGAGTAGAGAGGATTTCATCAATTTTTCAGGTTTTACCCAACCGGGCCGTCTCAGCGTTCCTAGGGCATCAACCTTAAGCTTAAGCTCAGTCCCCGGAGATGTCAACGCGCAAGGAGGCCTGCTGCCGATCGCCAACATCGGGCGAATCATGAAGGGCATGCTGCCGCCGGAGGCCAAGGTGTCAAAGAGCTCCAAGGAGACGATGCAGGAGTGCGCC ACGGAGTTCATCGGCTTCGTCACCGGCGAGGCCTCGGAGCGGTGCCGGCGGGAGAGGCGCAAGACGATGAACGGTGACGACATCTGCCATGCCATGAAGAGCCTCGGCCTCGACCACTACGCCGGCGCCATGCACAGGTACCTCCAGAGGTATCGCGAGGGCGAGGAGCTCGCGGCGGCGCTCAACAACAGCATTAGGGCGCCGCCGGCCGATGACGACATGATCCAGATAGACGTCAGGGCGCAGCTGTCCATCTCTAGGGGCCAAGAGAAGCATGGTAGGAATTGA